From one Triticum aestivum cultivar Chinese Spring chromosome 4B, IWGSC CS RefSeq v2.1, whole genome shotgun sequence genomic stretch:
- the LOC123091812 gene encoding armadillo repeat-containing protein 8 isoform X1: MPATASGGARAEEAASAPSVSSSAPFCMGTRPEELAARLVAGGPGGVGGPGGGRGEGGEGEHERVLALREIKNQIIGNRTKKLLYLRLGAVPAVVAALAKPGASPAALVQAAAAAGSFACGVDDGARAVLAAGAVGHLTRLLAHPDDKVVDACARALRMIYQSKQAPRFDVNNEKNMDFLLSLLDSENENVTELAANIISYSCNSNTEQLALCGAGVPQKLVSLFGGSMNLRDACLESMTAVIRNNWEVASRFASMDHGKAFRSIVALIHDRSPRTRLLACLCLIALGHASPCHFPDRQNKTKLILVLLELIEEPGHVGDEAPLALTTLIKDSVELQKQAFSTNAVAKLSNHLLANTLETRRAVTILLALAELCSKQEESRSQLMSGQVSTLILDALKHDCVDIRVAACSCLKNISRSSKVRIMLLYISTFYVHPNDSINLVNLQVLSAGRLSCDTVIAPLVQLLYDSSTSVQIAALGAICNIAVNLTPRKSVLLHSGVVSQLVHLSKSMDPTLRLKSVLALRNIMFLMNPKDKDLILKELTTSTLSSLICDSEHSVQEQTLALVQNLLDGYVDSVNYVIGEDGMVINAISRQLNSASATGVCIQGMLVLANMAAGNELNKEAVMDVTVPHRADRIKPSFVVNFLQSKDKQLRVATLWCILNLICPNSDSSSTRVAQLQNAGVISQVKNMINDPCLDCKLRVRMVLEHCLDNAAAGFM; this comes from the exons ATGCCggccacggcgagcggcggcgcgcgggcggagGAGGCAGCGTCCGCGCCTTCGGTGTCTTCCTCCGCGCCTTTCTGCATGGGTACGCGGCCGGAGGAGCTCGCGGCCAGGCTGGTGGCCGGGGGCCCCGGCGGCGTCGGCGGACCAGGAGGAGGACGCGgagagggaggggagggggagcACGAGCGGGTGCTCGCGCTGCGCGAGATCAAGAACCAGATCATCGGGAACCGGACCAAGAAGCTCCTCTACCTCCGCCTGGGCGCCGTGCCGGCGGTCGTCGCGGCGCTGGCCAAGCCCGGCGCGTCTCCGGCCGCGCTCGTccaggcggcggccgcggcggggaGCTTCGCTTGCGGAGTAGACGATGGCGCGCGGGCCGTGCTTGCTGCTGGCGCCGTGGGGCACCTTACGCGGCTCCTCGCCCACCCCGACGACAAG GTTGTCGATGCATGTGCCCGTGCTCTCAGAATGATATATCAATCAAAACAAGCTCCAAGATTTGATGTCAATAATGAGAAAAATATGGACTTTCTTCTTTCCCTTTTGGACAGCGAGAACGAAAATGTTACTGAGCTGGCTGCTAATATTATATCATACTCTTGCAATAGCAATACAGAACAATTAGCACTATGTGGTGCTGGAGTTCCACAGAAACTTGTTAGTCTTTTTGGAGGTTCTATGAATCTACGGGATGCTTGTTTAGAATCTATGACTGCAGTCATAAGAAATAACTGGGAAGTTGCTTCAAGGTTTGCATCAATGGATCACGGAAAAGCTTTCCGTTCAATAGTTGCGTTAATACACGATCGGAGCCCACGCACAAGGCTACTTGCTTGTCTGTGCTTGATTGCACTTGGTCATGCTTCTCCCTGTCATTTTCCGGATAGACAAAATAAAACGAAGTTGATTCTGGTCTTACTTGAGCTCATTGAAGAACCTGGTCATGTGGGAGATGAGGCTCCCTTGGCACTAACTACCCTTATAAAGGACAGTGTGGAACTGCAGAAACAAGCCTTTTCAACAAATGCAGTTGCGAAGCTTAGCAATCATTTGTTAGCAAATACATTGGAGACAAGGCGGGCAGTGACCATATTGCTTGCTTTAGCTGAACTTTGCTCAAAACAAGAAGAGTCAAGATCTCAACTTATGTCAGGCCAG GTATCAACATTGATACTTGATGCGTTGAAGCACGATTGTGTGGATATTCGTGTTGCAGCATGTTCATGCTTGAAGAATATTTCTAGGTCATCGAAGGTAAGGATCATGCTTCTTTACATCTCAACCTTTTATGTTCACCCAAATGACTCAATTAATCTGGTTAATTTGCAGGTGCTTAGTGCAGGCCGCTTATCCTGTGATACAGTTATTGCCCCCTTAGTCCAGCTTTTGTACGACTCATCTACTTCAGTTCAG ATTGCTGCCCTGGGTGCTATTTGCAACATTGCAGTGAATTTAACACCCAGGAAATCGGTTCTTCTTCATTCTGGGGTCGTCTCCCAACTTGTTCATTTATCCAAGTCGATGGATCCAACATTGAGACTAAAATCTGTGTTGGCTCTGAGGAATATTATGTTCCTTATGAATCCCAAGGATAAAGACCTCATTCTGAAGGAGCTAACCACATCTACTCTCTCAAGCCTCATATGCG ATTCTGAACATTCTGTTCAGGAACAGACCTTGGCGCTGGTACAGAATCTTCTTGATGGATATGTGGACTCTGTTAACTACGTCATTGGTGAAGATGGCATGGTTATAAATGCAATCTCAAGACAACTGAACAGTGCGTCTGCCACAGGAGTTTGCATCCAG GGTATGTTGGTGCTTGCAAATATGGCAGCTGGGAATGAATTAAACAAGGAAGCTGTAATGGATGTTACTGTTCCTCACCGGGCAGATCGCATCAAACCATCTTTTGTGGTCAACTTTCTGCAGAGCAAGGATAAACAATTGAGAGTTGCAACCTTGTGGTGCATTCTGAACTTAATTTGCCCAAACAGTGATTCTTCATCTACTCGAGTAGCCCAACTCCAAAATGCTGGTGTAATTTCACAAGTAAAAAACATGATAAATGACCCCTGCTTGGATTGCAAG CTTAGAGTACGTATGGTGCTTGAACACTGCTTAGACAATGCCGCTGCCGGTTTCATGTGA
- the LOC123091812 gene encoding armadillo repeat-containing protein 8 isoform X2, producing the protein MPATASGGARAEEAASAPSVSSSAPFCMGTRPEELAARLVAGGPGGVGGPGGGRGEGGEGEHERVLALREIKNQIIGNRTKKLLYLRLGAVPAVVAALAKPGASPAALVQAAAAAGSFACGVDDGARAVLAAGAVGHLTRLLAHPDDKVVDACARALRMIYQSKQAPRFDVNNEKNMDFLLSLLDSENENVTELAANIISYSCNSNTEQLALCGAGVPQKLVSLFGGSMNLRDACLESMTAVIRNNWEVASRFASMDHGKAFRSIVALIHDRSPRTRLLACLCLIALGHASPCHFPDRQNKTKLILVLLELIEEPGHVGDEAPLALTTLIKDSVELQKQAFSTNAVAKLSNHLLANTLETRRAVTILLALAELCSKQEESRSQLMSGQVSTLILDALKHDCVDIRVAACSCLKNISRSSKVLSAGRLSCDTVIAPLVQLLYDSSTSVQIAALGAICNIAVNLTPRKSVLLHSGVVSQLVHLSKSMDPTLRLKSVLALRNIMFLMNPKDKDLILKELTTSTLSSLICDSEHSVQEQTLALVQNLLDGYVDSVNYVIGEDGMVINAISRQLNSASATGVCIQGMLVLANMAAGNELNKEAVMDVTVPHRADRIKPSFVVNFLQSKDKQLRVATLWCILNLICPNSDSSSTRVAQLQNAGVISQVKNMINDPCLDCKLRVRMVLEHCLDNAAAGFM; encoded by the exons ATGCCggccacggcgagcggcggcgcgcgggcggagGAGGCAGCGTCCGCGCCTTCGGTGTCTTCCTCCGCGCCTTTCTGCATGGGTACGCGGCCGGAGGAGCTCGCGGCCAGGCTGGTGGCCGGGGGCCCCGGCGGCGTCGGCGGACCAGGAGGAGGACGCGgagagggaggggagggggagcACGAGCGGGTGCTCGCGCTGCGCGAGATCAAGAACCAGATCATCGGGAACCGGACCAAGAAGCTCCTCTACCTCCGCCTGGGCGCCGTGCCGGCGGTCGTCGCGGCGCTGGCCAAGCCCGGCGCGTCTCCGGCCGCGCTCGTccaggcggcggccgcggcggggaGCTTCGCTTGCGGAGTAGACGATGGCGCGCGGGCCGTGCTTGCTGCTGGCGCCGTGGGGCACCTTACGCGGCTCCTCGCCCACCCCGACGACAAG GTTGTCGATGCATGTGCCCGTGCTCTCAGAATGATATATCAATCAAAACAAGCTCCAAGATTTGATGTCAATAATGAGAAAAATATGGACTTTCTTCTTTCCCTTTTGGACAGCGAGAACGAAAATGTTACTGAGCTGGCTGCTAATATTATATCATACTCTTGCAATAGCAATACAGAACAATTAGCACTATGTGGTGCTGGAGTTCCACAGAAACTTGTTAGTCTTTTTGGAGGTTCTATGAATCTACGGGATGCTTGTTTAGAATCTATGACTGCAGTCATAAGAAATAACTGGGAAGTTGCTTCAAGGTTTGCATCAATGGATCACGGAAAAGCTTTCCGTTCAATAGTTGCGTTAATACACGATCGGAGCCCACGCACAAGGCTACTTGCTTGTCTGTGCTTGATTGCACTTGGTCATGCTTCTCCCTGTCATTTTCCGGATAGACAAAATAAAACGAAGTTGATTCTGGTCTTACTTGAGCTCATTGAAGAACCTGGTCATGTGGGAGATGAGGCTCCCTTGGCACTAACTACCCTTATAAAGGACAGTGTGGAACTGCAGAAACAAGCCTTTTCAACAAATGCAGTTGCGAAGCTTAGCAATCATTTGTTAGCAAATACATTGGAGACAAGGCGGGCAGTGACCATATTGCTTGCTTTAGCTGAACTTTGCTCAAAACAAGAAGAGTCAAGATCTCAACTTATGTCAGGCCAG GTATCAACATTGATACTTGATGCGTTGAAGCACGATTGTGTGGATATTCGTGTTGCAGCATGTTCATGCTTGAAGAATATTTCTAGGTCATCGAAG GTGCTTAGTGCAGGCCGCTTATCCTGTGATACAGTTATTGCCCCCTTAGTCCAGCTTTTGTACGACTCATCTACTTCAGTTCAG ATTGCTGCCCTGGGTGCTATTTGCAACATTGCAGTGAATTTAACACCCAGGAAATCGGTTCTTCTTCATTCTGGGGTCGTCTCCCAACTTGTTCATTTATCCAAGTCGATGGATCCAACATTGAGACTAAAATCTGTGTTGGCTCTGAGGAATATTATGTTCCTTATGAATCCCAAGGATAAAGACCTCATTCTGAAGGAGCTAACCACATCTACTCTCTCAAGCCTCATATGCG ATTCTGAACATTCTGTTCAGGAACAGACCTTGGCGCTGGTACAGAATCTTCTTGATGGATATGTGGACTCTGTTAACTACGTCATTGGTGAAGATGGCATGGTTATAAATGCAATCTCAAGACAACTGAACAGTGCGTCTGCCACAGGAGTTTGCATCCAG GGTATGTTGGTGCTTGCAAATATGGCAGCTGGGAATGAATTAAACAAGGAAGCTGTAATGGATGTTACTGTTCCTCACCGGGCAGATCGCATCAAACCATCTTTTGTGGTCAACTTTCTGCAGAGCAAGGATAAACAATTGAGAGTTGCAACCTTGTGGTGCATTCTGAACTTAATTTGCCCAAACAGTGATTCTTCATCTACTCGAGTAGCCCAACTCCAAAATGCTGGTGTAATTTCACAAGTAAAAAACATGATAAATGACCCCTGCTTGGATTGCAAG CTTAGAGTACGTATGGTGCTTGAACACTGCTTAGACAATGCCGCTGCCGGTTTCATGTGA